One genomic segment of Fervidobacterium pennivorans includes these proteins:
- a CDS encoding HD domain-containing protein encodes MYHKVSRDPIYSEIMLYPVEILIIDTKAMQRLRYLSQLVGAEYVYPGATHTRFAHSLGVMHLSGVYAEHLYDTPDKVRILRLAGLLHDIGHGPFSHQFDDVVYKRLGFNDGHDEYRTRLLREYFPKELIKKYEEAPSTLKKAVLEDLEITLGELSTNMEDNFAQLMEEVIKVYEGEEKGTIEFAVVQGPLGADRLDFVLRDSYYAGTRGFGTGSIDRLIRNSKIVEKDGKTILAYDSKVVDEIYTILFGRFMMYKNVYFHKTSRAADMMIQELLDLSYKALKLDERVLDIEKFLDLTDQTIINEVIFNFYNLVEQYGGGEDTKQALLKYEIDLQPLELDIVMAYEIVERLKSRNLWKVVLETPFSIEGVDPTLVSQGIAGDLLQKIRLRLERCLEIADEEDMKTIKHILGNFDEIFKIDTPYKLTIVHPEEFLRSNIYILKKHSLMTFEEYVRQYPAYNFMKSNLIQIVRIYVTKDIREILEKYKILPETGVEVTTRW; translated from the coding sequence GTGTATCATAAGGTTTCAAGAGACCCAATTTATTCAGAAATCATGCTTTATCCGGTTGAAATATTAATTATCGACACGAAAGCAATGCAAAGGCTTAGATACCTCAGCCAATTGGTAGGTGCTGAATATGTTTACCCTGGTGCGACACATACCCGTTTTGCACATTCGCTTGGTGTGATGCACCTTTCTGGCGTATATGCCGAACATCTTTATGATACACCAGATAAGGTTCGTATTTTACGTCTCGCAGGACTCCTCCACGATATTGGTCATGGACCTTTCAGCCATCAATTTGATGATGTCGTTTACAAAAGGCTTGGGTTCAATGATGGACACGATGAGTATCGAACAAGACTATTGAGAGAATACTTTCCAAAAGAGTTAATAAAAAAGTACGAAGAAGCTCCATCAACTCTAAAAAAGGCTGTGTTAGAAGATTTGGAGATAACACTTGGTGAACTCTCAACTAACATGGAAGACAACTTTGCACAGTTGATGGAAGAAGTAATAAAAGTTTACGAAGGTGAAGAAAAAGGAACGATTGAATTTGCAGTTGTCCAGGGTCCACTTGGTGCTGACAGACTCGATTTTGTTTTGAGAGATTCATACTATGCGGGGACAAGAGGATTTGGTACGGGTTCTATAGACCGGTTGATTAGGAATTCAAAAATCGTTGAAAAAGATGGAAAAACTATTCTAGCTTACGATTCAAAAGTTGTCGACGAAATATACACAATCTTGTTTGGCAGATTTATGATGTACAAGAACGTTTACTTCCACAAAACTTCAAGAGCAGCGGACATGATGATACAAGAACTCTTGGACCTTTCATACAAGGCGCTTAAATTAGACGAACGTGTTTTGGACATTGAAAAATTTTTGGACCTCACTGATCAAACAATCATTAACGAAGTTATATTCAATTTCTACAATCTCGTTGAACAATACGGTGGTGGAGAGGATACAAAGCAAGCACTTTTAAAATACGAAATAGATCTTCAACCTCTCGAACTTGACATTGTAATGGCTTACGAAATTGTCGAGAGATTAAAATCACGAAATTTGTGGAAAGTTGTCTTGGAAACACCATTTTCAATAGAAGGTGTCGACCCAACACTCGTAAGCCAAGGTATTGCCGGAGACTTGCTACAAAAAATTCGTCTAAGGCTTGAAAGATGCTTGGAAATTGCCGACGAAGAAGACATGAAAACAATCAAGCACATCCTTGGTAACTTTGATGAAATTTTCAAAATAGATACCCCTTACAAACTTACAATTGTTCATCCCGAAGAGTTTCTGAGAAGTAATATATACATTCTAAAAAAACACAGCCTAATGACCTTTGAAGAATATGTTAGACAGTATCCGGCTTACAACTTCATGAAGAGCAACCTGATACAAATTGTAAGAATATATGTTACGAAGGATATACGCGAGATACTGGAGAAATACAAGATACTCCCTGAAACAGGTGTGGAAGTAACGACGCGATGGTAA
- a CDS encoding ABC transporter permease: MEYLYLFSPRFNFIIAPIIYFYGFDLPGLAKFIRNRTAQIVLLLIIYVTVVFFIFLAMPGDYTTKFLDPKLMRNPEMYERMKKLFGVDDPWYVKYYKHMRNFFNLEMGISFSEYPRKVEEIIAERLPRTLFLFLASSVLSFLLGFDLGKRIAWRRGGLIDKAATFVGIVFWTIFTPFYMLILIWLFAVTLKWFPLSGFVTPAKWFNAPFSAQDVFIRLLWTEFFLLVMWIIGIVLASKLKTIKAKKIAAWSFVIAGVVLSIMYWSTNKMGSYALDIIYHLALPVIALVTLHFAGDMLVMRDTMLEVIKEDYITTARAKGLPDKVIRDKHAARTALLPLMTSFVIGLASTVSGGVITETMFSWKGMGLTLLDATTSQDTPLAIGCLVFTGVLVLVAHLVADILYAFLDPRIRY; the protein is encoded by the coding sequence GTGGAATACCTTTACTTGTTCAGTCCAAGATTTAATTTCATCATTGCACCAATAATATACTTCTACGGTTTTGACTTGCCTGGACTTGCCAAGTTCATCAGGAACAGGACTGCTCAGATTGTCCTTTTGCTTATAATCTATGTAACCGTTGTCTTCTTTATCTTCTTAGCCATGCCAGGTGACTATACCACGAAATTTTTGGATCCGAAGTTGATGAGAAACCCTGAAATGTATGAAAGAATGAAAAAACTCTTTGGTGTGGACGATCCGTGGTATGTTAAGTATTACAAACACATGAGAAATTTCTTTAACTTGGAGATGGGTATATCATTCAGTGAATATCCTAGGAAAGTTGAAGAAATCATCGCTGAAAGATTACCGAGAACTTTATTCTTGTTCCTCGCAAGCTCTGTTCTTTCGTTCCTTCTTGGCTTTGACCTTGGGAAAAGAATTGCATGGAGAAGGGGAGGATTAATAGATAAGGCAGCTACATTTGTGGGAATTGTCTTTTGGACGATATTCACTCCATTCTACATGCTTATCCTTATATGGCTCTTTGCGGTTACATTAAAGTGGTTCCCGCTATCTGGTTTTGTTACGCCTGCCAAGTGGTTTAACGCTCCTTTTAGTGCACAGGATGTGTTCATAAGGTTATTGTGGACGGAATTCTTTTTGCTTGTCATGTGGATTATCGGTATTGTATTAGCGTCGAAGTTAAAAACGATAAAGGCTAAGAAGATAGCCGCCTGGTCGTTTGTTATAGCAGGTGTTGTTCTTTCAATCATGTACTGGAGTACCAACAAAATGGGGAGCTATGCTCTTGATATAATTTACCATCTTGCACTCCCCGTCATTGCACTTGTGACATTACACTTTGCAGGAGATATGCTTGTTATGCGTGATACCATGCTTGAGGTAATTAAAGAAGATTACATTACGACAGCCAGAGCAAAGGGACTTCCTGATAAGGTTATACGAGATAAACATGCTGCAAGAACCGCTTTGCTTCCTTTAATGACCAGCTTTGTTATAGGTCTTGCTTCCACGGTAAGTGGAGGAGTCATCACAGAAACGATGTTCTCGTGGAAAGGTATGGGACTTACACTTCTTGACGCAACAACCTCTCAGGATACACCATTAGCTATTGGGTGTCTGGTTTTTACGGGTGTTTTAGTACTTGTCGCCCACCTGGTTGCTGATATACTTTACGCATTCTTAGACCCAAGAATCAGATACTGA
- a CDS encoding site-2 protease family protein, which produces MNQLVLSALKNVIYGFAAYVLISWPREFFRCLFYRISVERLSSSNRLFPLLKKSPIGYIDPVGLLTFLFFDFGWTRSPLIDYLKIRRKKMFFFSIYGIVASFLLGIIYGMVSRFSNSPIVFNLFYIASKWSFTLSIVSLIPLPPLDGSRIVLAFLPDKSYEWYIKFNFYGILFMLGLLVLWILPMIMHPLVIFITNVTNFIIFGNW; this is translated from the coding sequence TTGAATCAGCTTGTTCTTTCTGCTTTGAAGAACGTTATTTATGGCTTTGCTGCTTATGTCTTAATTAGCTGGCCACGTGAGTTTTTCAGATGCCTATTTTACAGAATAAGTGTGGAGCGACTAAGTTCTTCGAACAGACTTTTTCCTCTTTTAAAAAAATCACCCATTGGATACATCGACCCTGTAGGACTATTAACATTTCTATTCTTTGACTTTGGTTGGACTAGGTCTCCTTTAATTGATTACCTCAAAATCAGACGAAAAAAAATGTTCTTTTTCTCAATTTACGGTATTGTTGCTAGCTTCTTGCTAGGAATAATATACGGAATGGTGAGTAGGTTTTCCAACTCTCCGATAGTTTTCAACCTCTTTTACATTGCTTCAAAATGGAGCTTTACTTTATCTATCGTTTCTTTGATACCTCTCCCGCCCTTAGACGGTTCAAGGATAGTCTTGGCGTTTTTGCCAGACAAATCGTATGAGTGGTACATCAAATTTAATTTTTATGGTATCCTATTCATGCTGGGACTTCTTGTCTTGTGGATTTTACCTATGATAATGCACCCGTTAGTTATTTTTATTACAAACGTTACAAACTTTATCATTTTTGGAAACTGGTAA
- a CDS encoding type III pantothenate kinase: MVLLFDVGNTHTTIALTREGKEFEKYRISTSKYETEDELYAFLKSFFKDYVENLPIVVSSVVPSVNVVFEYFAQKYGNGEVYFVRAQDYDKIIWNVHYPKEIGADRVCDVIAAKKDYGNNCIVIDYGTAITIEVLRDGVYEGGAIMPGFAMMVNALFKGTAKLPLVELKPYPTFIGKDTESNIQIGAINATIGAVKYVIEHIVKEFREAPRIIHTGGQSVFVKNIVDGIIDKDLTLRGMYYFYEEKKNTARKPLD, encoded by the coding sequence ATGGTTTTGTTGTTCGATGTAGGAAATACACATACAACGATTGCTTTAACAAGAGAAGGTAAAGAATTCGAAAAATATCGAATTTCAACCTCAAAGTATGAAACAGAGGACGAACTATACGCATTTTTGAAAAGCTTTTTCAAAGACTATGTTGAAAATTTGCCTATAGTTGTTTCTTCGGTTGTTCCTTCAGTAAATGTTGTATTTGAATATTTTGCTCAAAAATACGGAAACGGAGAAGTCTATTTTGTCAGAGCGCAAGATTATGATAAAATAATATGGAACGTGCACTATCCTAAAGAAATAGGTGCAGATAGAGTTTGCGATGTCATAGCTGCCAAAAAAGATTACGGGAATAACTGTATCGTTATAGACTACGGAACGGCGATAACAATTGAAGTACTTCGAGACGGTGTTTACGAAGGCGGAGCAATAATGCCAGGTTTTGCGATGATGGTAAATGCTCTGTTCAAAGGCACCGCGAAGTTGCCATTAGTCGAGCTTAAACCTTATCCAACGTTCATAGGCAAAGACACGGAATCAAATATCCAAATTGGTGCTATTAATGCAACAATTGGTGCAGTAAAATATGTTATTGAGCACATAGTCAAAGAATTTAGAGAAGCTCCAAGGATAATACATACTGGTGGTCAGTCTGTTTTTGTAAAGAATATTGTTGATGGAATAATCGACAAAGATTTGACACTGCGAGGGATGTACTACTTCTATGAAGAAAAGAAAAATACTGCTCGTAAACCCCTGGATTGA
- a CDS encoding ABC transporter substrate-binding protein, translating to MKKVFVGLLVLVALSIFAVQVNYGIFSDVTTTNIWNLLGSGSSSWNFVVQLWKYPSLLGMNKDGTLIPSAAAEIPKIEKEGNMYTVTVKLRKDMRWSNGAPFTADDVVFTYTTVKGMEIPGGNWGGAYEPEKVEKIDTWTVKFYFKEKKTMTIYYDTLMTAIVCSNYWKPIVEKAKKQKDPVKWLLSQEVIDPGITALNLGKIEKGAFVQVVKQVPNDKYWAYGEKNIYYKGGGFSIVNPKTGFKWSTGDTKQPVTLQVENGPFVDTIVYKVFGNKQVAIQALIAGDIDYIYNPVGLTAGETEQLKGQKDIKIVSNPQLGFRYLAFNMRKFPMNVKEFRQAIAALIDRDFICNQVLQGRAIPLATPVPPANSFWYNSAVKTIGEGLSMGERYQLAVSLLKKAGFKWDTEPVIDPKDAKNPVKTPGKGLKGPDGKPVPTLTLLSPGMDYDPMRAQTAMYIEQWAKNIGIPLNLKLTDFNEIVTKAFDEVDFDMYILGWGIGRVPTYFRSFWHSKEMAPDGFNTPGYNNPEFDAIVEEFEYADTFEQARKAIFEAQKILAEDLPYIILFTNPMIEAYRTSIKFPFDNMLDGIQGYFGFPEGVRRVQ from the coding sequence GTGAAAAAAGTTTTTGTGGGACTTTTGGTGCTTGTTGCACTGTCCATTTTCGCTGTACAGGTTAACTACGGTATCTTCTCTGATGTTACGACAACGAACATCTGGAACTTGCTCGGCTCAGGTTCATCTTCTTGGAACTTTGTTGTTCAGTTGTGGAAATATCCTTCCTTGCTTGGCATGAACAAAGACGGTACTCTCATTCCATCTGCAGCTGCAGAAATTCCTAAAATTGAAAAAGAAGGAAACATGTACACAGTAACAGTAAAACTCAGAAAAGATATGCGCTGGTCAAACGGTGCTCCGTTCACAGCAGATGATGTTGTTTTCACCTACACAACTGTAAAAGGTATGGAAATACCTGGTGGTAACTGGGGTGGAGCTTACGAACCAGAAAAAGTCGAAAAGATTGATACTTGGACAGTGAAGTTCTACTTCAAAGAAAAGAAGACGATGACGATTTACTACGACACACTCATGACCGCTATCGTATGCAGCAACTACTGGAAACCAATAGTAGAAAAAGCAAAGAAACAAAAAGACCCAGTAAAATGGCTACTTTCACAAGAAGTTATTGACCCTGGTATTACGGCACTCAACCTTGGAAAGATTGAAAAAGGTGCGTTCGTGCAAGTTGTAAAACAAGTTCCAAATGACAAATACTGGGCATACGGTGAAAAGAACATTTACTACAAAGGTGGCGGGTTCTCAATTGTTAACCCAAAAACAGGTTTCAAATGGTCAACTGGAGACACAAAACAACCTGTCACACTTCAAGTGGAGAATGGACCATTTGTAGACACAATTGTTTACAAGGTATTCGGTAACAAACAGGTTGCTATCCAGGCTCTCATCGCTGGCGATATTGACTATATTTACAACCCAGTTGGACTTACCGCTGGTGAGACTGAACAACTCAAAGGTCAAAAGGATATAAAGATAGTTTCCAACCCACAACTTGGATTCAGATACCTTGCATTCAATATGAGAAAGTTCCCAATGAATGTTAAGGAATTCAGGCAAGCTATAGCTGCACTTATCGACCGCGATTTCATTTGTAACCAAGTGCTCCAAGGAAGAGCAATTCCACTTGCAACACCAGTACCACCAGCAAATAGTTTCTGGTACAACTCTGCTGTTAAGACCATCGGAGAAGGACTCAGCATGGGTGAAAGGTATCAACTTGCAGTCAGCTTGCTCAAGAAAGCAGGATTCAAATGGGATACAGAACCAGTTATCGATCCAAAAGATGCAAAGAACCCAGTTAAGACACCTGGTAAAGGTTTGAAAGGTCCAGACGGAAAGCCAGTACCAACACTTACACTCCTTTCACCGGGTATGGACTACGACCCAATGAGAGCACAGACAGCAATGTACATCGAACAATGGGCAAAGAACATCGGTATACCACTTAACTTGAAGCTCACAGACTTCAACGAAATTGTTACGAAAGCATTTGATGAAGTTGACTTCGACATGTACATACTTGGTTGGGGTATCGGAAGGGTGCCAACATACTTCAGGTCATTCTGGCACAGTAAAGAAATGGCACCAGATGGATTCAACACACCAGGTTACAACAACCCAGAATTTGATGCAATTGTTGAAGAATTCGAATATGCAGATACGTTTGAACAAGCAAGGAAAGCTATATTCGAAGCACAAAAGATACTTGCAGAAGATCTGCCATACATAATCCTCTTCACTAATCCAATGATAGAAGCCTACAGAACATCAATCAAATTCCCATTTGACAATATGCTTGATGGTATCCAGGGTTACTTCGGATTCCCAGAAGGTGTAAGGAGGGTTCAGTGA
- a CDS encoding cell division protein ZapA, with protein MRKVKISVFGKDYEFATDGSDELIDYVLRRLKELQISYRSLYDEIPFDELLVLMICDLLENEYNTQKELDQLYNRVKEKIRTLG; from the coding sequence ATGAGGAAGGTTAAAATATCAGTTTTCGGCAAAGATTACGAATTTGCCACTGATGGCTCTGACGAACTCATAGATTATGTACTCAGAAGACTCAAAGAGCTCCAAATATCTTACAGAAGCCTTTACGACGAGATTCCGTTTGATGAACTTTTGGTTCTCATGATTTGTGACTTACTTGAAAATGAATACAATACTCAGAAAGAGCTTGACCAACTTTATAACCGAGTGAAAGAGAAGATTAGAACGCTGGGTTAA
- a CDS encoding B12-binding domain-containing radical SAM protein: MKKRKILLVNPWIEDFAAYDFWLKPVGLLYVGSFLKSLGIEVELIDLMNRYDPELPLYTKVPKDKFYGTGKFPHIEIKKPDILYFMPRKYKRYGMPEELFRKRLKEVKNDISAVFVTSTLTYWYPGYFDTIRVLKEELSVPVVLGGFFARNQLHIAKKSGAYVFTKTDLSYLPRFLNDLLGWNIPSTDIDWFTDLSPAYELYNNLGYVVLLTTLGCPYRCTYCIAHRNWDNMKFKDPEKILEEIELFSEMLKVKDIVFFDDAILVNKERHFKPILRKILERNLHKSLRFHLPNGIHARLLDQETADLLFEANFKTIKLGYETSGKLQIATGGKVRDEDIIRASEILHNAGFTHKEVSAYIMVNLPEQSVEDVKNAIDVCASIDIDFSVNEFTPIVGTDIWIDLVNKGKLTGLEDPLLLNNTVLPYWWNNMSYEQIHEVKEYAKQKKIELGWSKTEV; the protein is encoded by the coding sequence ATGAAGAAAAGAAAAATACTGCTCGTAAACCCCTGGATTGAAGATTTCGCTGCTTACGATTTTTGGTTAAAACCCGTTGGTTTGCTATATGTAGGTAGCTTTTTGAAAAGTCTTGGCATAGAAGTCGAACTAATAGATTTGATGAACAGGTACGACCCTGAATTGCCGCTGTATACGAAAGTTCCAAAAGACAAATTCTACGGCACTGGGAAGTTTCCACACATAGAGATTAAAAAACCAGACATATTATATTTCATGCCTAGAAAATACAAAAGATACGGAATGCCTGAAGAACTTTTTAGGAAAAGATTGAAAGAAGTTAAAAATGATATAAGTGCAGTTTTCGTAACATCTACTTTGACTTATTGGTATCCTGGTTATTTTGATACTATACGTGTTTTGAAAGAGGAACTTTCCGTTCCTGTTGTGCTTGGGGGGTTCTTTGCAAGAAATCAGCTTCACATAGCCAAGAAATCTGGAGCGTATGTTTTCACAAAAACAGACTTGAGTTATCTACCTCGCTTTCTTAACGATTTACTTGGATGGAATATTCCCAGCACAGATATTGATTGGTTCACAGACCTGTCACCTGCTTATGAGTTGTATAATAATTTAGGATACGTTGTTTTGTTGACAACACTTGGTTGTCCTTATAGATGTACATATTGTATTGCCCACAGAAATTGGGATAATATGAAATTCAAAGATCCAGAGAAAATATTAGAAGAGATAGAGCTGTTTTCTGAAATGTTAAAGGTCAAAGACATCGTTTTCTTCGACGATGCGATACTTGTGAACAAAGAAAGGCACTTTAAACCTATTTTAAGAAAAATCTTGGAAAGAAATTTGCATAAAAGCCTCAGATTTCATTTGCCAAACGGTATACATGCGCGATTGTTAGACCAAGAAACTGCGGATTTACTTTTTGAAGCCAATTTTAAAACAATCAAACTTGGATACGAAACATCCGGTAAGCTCCAAATTGCAACTGGTGGCAAGGTTAGAGATGAAGATATCATTCGCGCATCGGAAATCCTACACAACGCTGGTTTTACACATAAAGAAGTCAGCGCATATATTATGGTTAATCTGCCTGAGCAAAGCGTTGAGGACGTCAAGAACGCAATAGATGTTTGTGCGAGTATAGATATAGATTTCTCCGTTAACGAATTTACTCCAATTGTTGGAACGGATATTTGGATAGACCTGGTAAACAAAGGAAAGCTTACAGGTCTTGAAGATCCATTATTGCTTAACAATACAGTGTTACCTTACTGGTGGAACAATATGAGTTACGAACAGATACATGAAGTGAAAGAATATGCTAAACAAAAGAAAATTGAACTTGGGTGGAGTAAAACAGAAGTTTGA
- a CDS encoding ABC transporter permease produces MAQTKNTELKESILKIKFKLFIKNFKKNWALFRESKMGMFGLWVIIAFGIFGALSPVVLNILDPNIYDPVTGLDSRILSSKYITDYLSTQNLVKGIEIPTAQIWVYSFMDKGEAFKESMENLVRNSQYEIMTTYAPDALRHLLDTIADSYIPAKERMYFQNSISELVEKGIIKFSAIVSVKDIGNREKFSFQNFSELLQKIDYTTLAVALSPYKDSDEVSRVILWFRSLNRDRPEVIDDFNAKLSTEYPQEQIEEAENKVLEVARSLVSESTGQQLFVSSDSQFSEIVNNEIVGVSDLVNAAVFPLIQELLVVGYEDKEITEKLNASRFKHLVDIAKGKLSDLSRKEILEPALKKAKATLTTIEEEMKEAGVEVSYKDVEKFLEAYAGFELAKVSVDIGPETRAKLENGIRKYSEETHKSYVYELNKIFKDIAMARSMMALLLNDTNVPESYETLGSQVVKVLSDPVTSLMGYAFGGTNKLQKVISNIENSQLDDFKRLDIVEKLKNYENKEPIEAVNFLIGQGDINEEIYLRMIEEHKMHLEDTTLWDKISSETVAKMQPKKVEWDKKFAETKLVELFNRLSITNKIGVAHPLPPNRWHWLGTDPVGRDTLVQLMVSTPSEFVLGVLAALITVVIGTIIGTAAAYYGGVVDVIFMRIADLMMLFPSTAFLIVLSGFMTMNLFKLAVILGLLGGFGGITLVLKAQALTIKVKPYIDAARVSGGSHGYIIFNHIIPNVMPLSFLYMMFNVTGAVFSEAVLSFFGLMKVRMSWGLMINTVWSSGYLGSGNIGAYWWMWVPAGGAITLLCSAFYFLGRGLEEIVNPRLRKR; encoded by the coding sequence ATGGCACAAACTAAAAACACAGAATTGAAAGAATCAATACTGAAGATAAAATTCAAGCTTTTTATCAAAAATTTCAAAAAGAACTGGGCGCTCTTTAGAGAAAGCAAGATGGGAATGTTTGGACTTTGGGTTATCATAGCCTTTGGTATATTTGGAGCGCTATCTCCTGTTGTCCTCAACATACTTGACCCGAACATCTATGATCCCGTCACAGGTCTTGATTCAAGGATACTTTCCAGCAAGTACATTACGGACTATTTATCAACTCAAAACTTGGTCAAGGGAATCGAAATTCCAACAGCACAAATTTGGGTATATTCATTTATGGATAAAGGAGAAGCTTTTAAGGAATCAATGGAGAACTTAGTGAGAAACTCACAATACGAAATTATGACCACTTACGCTCCAGATGCTCTTAGACACTTACTTGATACGATAGCTGATAGTTACATTCCTGCTAAAGAGAGAATGTATTTCCAAAATAGTATTTCGGAGCTCGTTGAGAAAGGTATAATTAAATTCTCTGCCATAGTTAGTGTTAAAGACATAGGAAACAGGGAAAAATTCTCGTTCCAGAACTTCTCAGAGTTACTCCAAAAAATTGATTACACAACCTTGGCGGTTGCTTTGTCTCCTTACAAAGATTCGGATGAGGTCTCAAGAGTAATACTTTGGTTCAGAAGTTTGAACAGAGATAGACCCGAAGTTATTGATGATTTCAATGCAAAATTATCTACCGAGTATCCACAAGAGCAAATTGAGGAAGCTGAAAATAAAGTGCTGGAAGTTGCAAGGTCTTTGGTATCCGAAAGCACTGGACAACAGCTTTTTGTAAGTTCGGATTCACAATTTTCAGAAATAGTAAACAACGAAATTGTTGGTGTTTCCGATTTGGTTAACGCAGCCGTTTTTCCGTTGATTCAGGAACTGTTAGTAGTAGGATACGAAGATAAAGAAATAACCGAAAAACTAAACGCATCCAGATTTAAGCATCTTGTAGACATTGCAAAGGGTAAGCTTTCTGATCTTTCAAGAAAAGAAATACTTGAACCTGCTTTGAAAAAGGCTAAAGCAACGCTTACAACAATCGAAGAAGAAATGAAGGAAGCTGGCGTTGAAGTTTCTTACAAGGATGTGGAAAAATTTTTGGAAGCATACGCTGGTTTTGAACTAGCAAAAGTTTCTGTTGATATCGGTCCCGAGACAAGAGCGAAACTTGAGAATGGTATAAGAAAATACTCCGAAGAAACTCATAAATCATATGTCTATGAGTTGAACAAAATATTCAAAGATATAGCCATGGCAAGGTCAATGATGGCACTACTTCTGAACGATACTAATGTTCCTGAGAGTTACGAAACACTTGGTAGTCAGGTTGTAAAGGTATTATCTGACCCAGTTACATCTCTTATGGGCTACGCCTTTGGAGGAACGAACAAACTACAAAAAGTTATTTCCAACATAGAGAATTCACAGCTGGATGATTTCAAACGGTTAGATATAGTCGAAAAACTGAAAAACTACGAAAATAAAGAGCCTATTGAAGCAGTGAACTTTTTGATTGGTCAAGGAGATATCAACGAAGAAATATACCTGAGGATGATAGAAGAACATAAGATGCATCTTGAGGACACCACTCTTTGGGACAAGATTTCTTCTGAAACGGTTGCAAAAATGCAACCAAAAAAAGTAGAGTGGGATAAGAAATTTGCTGAGACAAAGCTTGTTGAGTTATTCAATAGGCTGTCTATTACCAATAAAATTGGTGTTGCTCATCCGCTTCCACCAAACAGATGGCATTGGCTCGGAACGGACCCTGTTGGAAGGGATACATTGGTGCAACTAATGGTAAGTACTCCAAGTGAATTTGTTCTTGGTGTGCTCGCAGCACTCATTACGGTTGTAATTGGTACGATAATTGGTACTGCGGCAGCTTACTATGGCGGAGTTGTTGATGTTATATTCATGCGCATAGCCGACTTAATGATGCTCTTCCCATCAACAGCGTTCTTGATAGTCCTCTCTGGTTTCATGACGATGAATCTATTTAAGCTTGCAGTCATACTTGGTTTACTCGGTGGTTTTGGAGGCATTACGCTTGTTTTGAAAGCTCAAGCACTTACAATTAAGGTCAAACCTTACATAGATGCAGCGAGAGTTTCGGGAGGTAGCCATGGGTACATCATATTTAACCACATAATTCCGAATGTCATGCCTCTTTCGTTCCTGTATATGATGTTCAATGTCACAGGTGCAGTCTTTTCAGAAGCGGTTCTTAGCTTCTTTGGACTAATGAAAGTAAGGATGTCTTGGGGATTGATGATAAATACTGTTTGGAGTTCTGGTTACCTTGGCTCTGGTAACATCGGCGCTTACTGGTGGATGTGGGTTCCAGCCGGTGGAGCTATCACGCTTCTTTGTTCTGCCTTCTACTTCCTCGGTAGGGGACTTGAAGAAATAGTCAACCCAAGACTTAGAAAGAGGTGA